Part of the Sulfuriflexus mobilis genome is shown below.
GCGTGGTGGTGACCTGGGAAAAGAACATCGGTGACAAGGTGTCACGTGGTGATATCGTCGCGACGGTCGAGACCGACAAGGCGATTATGGATGTGGAAGTCTTCCGTGAGGGATTCCTCTCCGGGCCGCAGGCCGCTGTCGGTGACACGGTTGCTGTGGGTGATTCGATTGCCTTTCTTGTTGCCACCGAGGCCGAAATCCAGGCTGCCGATTCAGCGGCACCTGAAGATTCTGCAAGCGCCGAGTCCGAAGGCAAGCCAGAGATTGAAGTCGATGCCAATGCCGATGTCGGTGTGCCGGCTGGTGTTACGTACACCATCAAGATGCCACAGTTATCCGATACCATGACCGAGGGTCTGGTGGTGAGCTGGGAAAAGGCCATTGGTGACAAGATCGAACGTGGTGATATCGTTGCCACGGTAGAGACCGACAAGGCCGTGATGGATGTCGAAGTCTTCCGTGATGGTTTCCTCTCCGGCCCGATTGCCGCTACGGATAGCACAATCGCCGTCGGTGAAGCCATGGCCTATCTGGTGGACAATGCGGAGCAGGTTGTAGCGGGTGAACACACGGGTGGCGGTGCTACGGCCGCTGCTGCCGAGAGTCATACACCAGCAGCAGTGATGAAAAAGGCTTCAGCACCGATGCCGGCCGTCAGCGCTGATGTGGCCCCGGCGGCACGTCCGGATAACAAACAGGCCACGCCGTTTGCGCGCAAGCTGGCAACTTCTCTACACGTGAACCTGAATACTCTGCACGGTAGTGGCCCGGACGGTGTGATCACCGCCGATGATGTACGCTCCGCGCAACCGATCGAGCGCCCAACCGAGATCGGTGCCCAGGTCCCGGCGCATGTCATGCCGGAGATCCAGGTGCCGGGTCATGGCCGCGATATGACCGCGATGGAAAAGGCCGTCAGCCATTCGATGACCGCGTCCTTAACGATGCCAACCTTCCGCGTCACCATTAATGCCAAACCCGGTGCGCTGATCAAGGCTGCCAAGGCCAACGGTGTTTCCGTAACGGTTGCAATTGCCAAGGCCTGTGCCGTGGCGATGGCAAAACACCCGAACATGAACTGGGCCTACCAGCCGGTCGACAAGATCGTTGAGCGCGACAATATCGATATCGGTATGGCCGTGTCTGCCGATGGCGGTGGTCTGGTCGTACCGGTGCTGCGTCATTGCGAGTCACGCAGTCTCGAAGAACTCAACGATAGCTGGGGCGACCTCGTCGGCCGTGCGCGCAAGCGTCGTCTGGCACCGGAAGAATATGCCAACCCGACCTTCATGGTCTCGAACATGGGCATGATGGGCGTCAGTTACTTTGATGCCATCCCGACCCCGGGCACGGCGGCGATCCTCGCGATCTCCTCGGCCGGTCCGGAGGGTATGCCGCTGACCATTACCGCCGATCACCGTGTGGTGAATGGTGCCGAGGTTGGCATGTATCTGAACACATTAAAAGCCGCCATCGAACAGCCGGAAGAGTGGATGGGCCCAAGTGGCCCGGCGATCCCGGAAGGTGACTGGGACTATGACGTCGTCGTCATCGGCGGTGGCCCGGGCGGTGAAGACTGTGCCCGTGACCTGGCCGGTCATGGCATCAAGGTCGCTATGATCAACGATTCGCCATTCCCGGGCGGTGAGTGCCTGTGGCGTGGTTGTATCCCGTCCAAGGCCTGGCGTGCTGCAGCGGATCGCATTCGCGACCGTGCCCACGATGAACACCTCGGCGTCACCGGCACCAACAAGGCCAAGCTCGACTGGGCGGCTTTGGAAAAGACCCGTCGTCACGTGCTTGAAACCCGTGGTGAGATGGCCCTGAAGACCGACAAGGGTGTCAAGGTCGATGTCATCCAGGGTTATGCGTTGTTTGAAAGTGAGCACCGCGTGTTTGTTGATACGAGTGCCAACAACGATAACCCGCATGCACGTGCACCTCTCGGTGATGCCTCGCAGGGTCGCCACATCAGCTTTGGTTGTGCCGTGATCGCCACGGGTGCACCACCCTTTATTCCGCCGATCCCGGATGCCGCCGAAGGCGTCGAGAACGGCAGTGTGCTGACCTCCGACACCGTCTGGGGCCTGGATGGCGTGCCAAAGAAACTTGCTGTCGTTGGTGGTGGTGCCATCGGTGTCGAGATGGCGCAGATCTTCCAGGACTTTGGTAGCAAGGTGACCCTGTTCGAGGCGCAGGACCGTATCCTCGCCGAGGTCGAACCAGAGATTGCCAAGAACCTTACGGCGATCCTCAATGACGACCCGAACCTGACCATCCTGACCTCGACCGGTCTTGCCAGTATCAAGGGCAAGCCGGGGGCGGTGAAGTTGTCTTATAAAGATAGCGACGGTAAGTCACACAGCCAGACGGTTGACTACGTCATCATGGCCACCGGTAAGCGCCCGTTACTCGAACCGCTGCAACTCGATAAGGCCGGTGTCGCCGTTGAGAACGGTATTATCAAGGCCGATGCCCGTTGCCGCACCAGCGTGCCGCATATCTTCGCCGTCGGTGATGTCATCGGTGGTCTGATGCTGGCGCATACTGCCGGTCAGCAGGGCCGTGTTGCTGCCATGACCATCCTCGGCGAGGATATGCAGTACGATCAGGATATGGACTCCGGTGTGATCTTCTCGCGCCCAGAGGCCGCCTTTGTTGGCCTGTCGGTCGAACAGGCCAAGGCCAAGGGCATCGATGCGGTTGAGGTGAAGATGCCGATGAGCATCGACGCCAAGGCCATGATCACCAACGAGACCCACGGCATGATCAAGATCGTCGCCGACAAGAGCAGTCAGCGTGTGATCGGGGTTCATTATCTGGCCGATCACGCCGATACCCTTATTGGTGAGGGTGTGATGATGGTCTCCGGGCGCATGAGCCTGGAGCAGGTGGCGAATGCCATCCACCCACACCCGACCCAGACTGAAATGTTTGGTGAAATGGCCCGACGCCTGTTATCACGTCTGCGTCGGAGCAAGAAAAAATAGACATTTTCCCGTGCCTGCGCGGACAGGTATATAACCGTGGGATGTAAGGGTGTCTGACGGTCTGGAAAATCTTGAACAATTGGGCGTGGATGAAGGTTCGCGTGTCCAGTTGTGCCGCATGCTGGAGAGCATCCCGCTGCCCAGTGATTTCTGCCGGAATGAGGTCGAGCGCCTGGCCAGTCATTTAGGCTGAGCCCCTGTTGTAAGGCTAAAGATTTGCCGCCTGCTACCGCTATATAAAGTATATAGCTCGGTTGTTGTTAGCGGGAAAGGGAACGGCTTCGTGTCTAAGTACTTGATTAATATTATAATTATTCTGGTTGCGTGGTTGGCAGGCGGTCCCGCCTCAGCCAATGCCCTGCGTTACGAGGCACCCCTGCATGAATCGAGCTGGCAAGTAAGCGCCTCACCACTGGTTTGCCGTCTGCGCCACGAGATCGGCTTTTATGGCAATGCCGAATTTGTCCGCTATGCCGGTCGCGAGATTTACCTGAGTGTGCATGTCGATCAGGGTGGGCCACGCTCCGGTAAGGCGCAATTACGGGCCCGGCCAGCCGCCTGGCAACACGGTGCGCAGGAAAGAAATTTTGGCAGCGTACGCTATCTGGGCGGCCGAGACCCTTTCCGCTTCAGCCGCACCCAGGTGCGCCGTATCCTGGCCTCACTGGAACAGGGCATGCTGCCGGCCTTGCATTATCATAGTGTCCTGAGTGGGGTAAAAGAGGTTGAGGTTGTCCTGTCGGCAGTAAAATTTCGTGATGGCCTGGCCGATTTTCGCACCTGTATGGCCGGTTTGATCCCGGTTGATTATAAGTCTGCCAGCGATAGCCATATCCTCTTTAGCACGGCCGACAACAAGCTGGACAGCAAGGCCCGTGCCCGTCTGGATGCGATCGCCGCCTTTGTCGCCAATGACCCAGAGATCAAACAAGTCAGTATTGAAGGTTATAGCGATAACATTGGTACACGCGGGGAAAATTATGCCCTCTCGCGTGAGCGTGCCGTGGCCGTACGTGAGTACCTGCTGGAGCGTAAGGTGCCGGAGGGCATGCTGCGATTCGACTACTATGGTGAGCACAAGCCCGCCCAGCCTAACCGTAGCGCCAAGGGGCGTGCTGCCAACCGCCGCGTGGAAGTGCAGTTGCACAAGTAAGCGACAAGCCCCTCCTGTCTGGGTATAATTACGGGCTATCTTGTTAATTTACAGTCACTTTCATGTTTGGCAGCAGTGCCGAGCGTGATCAAAATGCTCAGGAAAACAACATGGCTACGCGTAACATCAACAAAGTCGTTCTCGCCTATTCTGGCGGTCTGGATACCTCCGTGATCTTGAAGTGGTTGGAAGATGTGTATGGCTGCGAGGTCGTCACCTTTACCGCCGATATTGGTCAGGGTGAGGAAGTCGCCCCGGCACGTGCCAAGGCAGAGGCCATGGGCATCAAGGAAATCTATATTGAAGATCTGCGTGAAGAGTTTGCCCGTGATTACGTCTTTCCGATGTTTCGAGCCAATGCGATTTATGAAGGTGAATACCTGCTTGGCACCTCGATTGCCCGTCCCCTGATTGCCAAACGCCTGATTGAAATTGCCAACGAAACCGGCGCCGATGCCATTTCACATGGCGCCACCGGCAAGGGAAATGACCAGGTGCGTTTTGAACTGGGTGCCTATGCCCTCAAGCCTGGTGTCGAAGTGATTGCACCATGGCGTGAATGGGATCTGAACTCACGTGAAAAGCTGATGGCCTATGCCGAGCAACACGGTATTCCCGTTGAGATGAAGCAGGGCAAGAAGTCACCGTACTCCATGGATGCCAACCTGTTACATATCTCCTACGAGGGCGGGATTCTCGAAGACCCATGGGCCGAGCCGGAAGACAGTATGTGGCGCTGGACGGTTTCTCCCGAGCAGGCCCCGGACCAACCGACCTATATCGAGCTGGGTTACGAGAAGGGTGACATCGTCAGTATTGATGGCGTGGCCCTGTCGGCGGCAGAGGTCATGGAAACCCTGAACAAAATAGGTGGTGAGAATGGTATCGGTCGTGACGATATTGTCGAGAATCGTTTTGTCGGTATGAAGTCACGTGGTTGTTACGAAACACCTGCGGGCACCATCATGCTTAAGGGGCACCGCGCCATTGAATCGATCACCCTCGATCGGGAAGCCGCGCACCTGAAGGACGAACTGATGCCGCGTTATGCCAGTATTATCTACAACGGTTTCTGGTGGAGCCCGGAACGTGAAATGTTACAGGAGATGATTGACAAGTCTCAGCAATACGTAAACGGTATGGTGCGTCTCAAACTCTATAAGGGAAATGTCGTTGTTGTTGGCCGTAAGTCAGAGACCGATAGCCTGTTTGATGAAAGTATTGCCACCTTTGAAGACGATGCCGGCAGCTATAACCAGCAGGATGCAGAAGGCTTTATCAAACTGAATGCCCTGCGTATGCGTATCGCAGCGCGTAAACGTCTGAAATAGCCCCACTGGTCGCACTGGTGGGGTAATGCGGGTGGAAACTGCCAAGTGACAGGGAATCATACAATAAAGCCTGCTAGCGAAGAGATTCAGAGACAGGATACTGTCGATGAAGAGGCCTTGTTGGATGAGCGCGTGCGGATATTGTTTGCCCAGGCACCGTTGGCCCTGTTGGGCAGCATGCTCTGTGCCTTTGTGGTGACTTACTTTCTACTGGGTAAGGCCGATACGCAGACATTGCTGGTGTGGTGCGGTGTCTTGCTGCTGCTAACACTCATCAGATATACCCAGACCGCTGTTTTTCGTGCCGTATCCCCCCAACCTGTTCGGAAACACTGGCTGACGTTGTTTGAGGTCGGTGCTGCCCTGTCCGGCCTGACATGGGGGGCGCTGGCCCTGTTTGCCTTCCCGTCCGGACTGATTCTCTACCAGGGCTTTATTGCCGTGGTGATTGGCGGACTTGGGGCTGCCAGTGTCATGGTCTACGCCATGAGCCGCTACGCCGGACAGGCATTCATACTGTTGTCACTGGGGCCCGTGGCAGTGCGTTTCTTACTTGAAGGTAGTGCGCCGGCCACCTCATTGGGTTTGCTGGTGGCATTTACTGTTATTGCGTCAATATACATATCAGGGCGGGTGCATCACTCGCTTCTAAGTACGTTACTACTTTCCCGTAAAAATCTAAAGCTGGCTGAACAGCTTACCCGCTCGAAGGAAGATGCGGAAAGATTCAGCCAGAGATTACTTGAAGAGAATAAAGCGCGAAAAAAAATCGAAGCAACGGCACTGGAGGCCGAGGCGCGTTTCAGGAACCTCTCCGACGCAGCCTTCGAAGGCATTATTATTCACAATGAAGGCCAGGTGCTGGATATTAACTTTGCCATGGCTGATATGGTCGGTTTTGATCAGAGTGAATTGATAGGTCACAGTGTGCTCGAACTGGTTGCGCCAGAGTCGCGGGCACTGGTGATTGAAAAATTATCGCATCCTGATGAGAAGGCATTTGAAGTAATAGGTCTGCGTGCCAATGGTGAACGATTTCCCGCCGAGGTCTGTGGGCGCGACTATCCCTATCGTGGCAAGCGAGTACGTGTCAGTGCCATTCGTGATATCAGTCACGAACGTCAGGCTGAGCATTCCCTCTACAAGTATGAACAACATATGCGGCTGTTGGTAGAAAAGACGCCACTGGCGGTTATCGAGTGGGATGCTGATTTCAGGGTCAGGGAATGGAATCCTTCTGCAGAGCATATTTTCGGTTATACGCGGAATGAAGTGCTGGGCCGACATGCTATTGAGCTTATCATACCAAATCATGTAGTCGAACTGGTTGACTCAATCTGGAGACAGATTACGCGTGGTGAGGGCGGTGAGAGAAGTACCAATGACAACAAGACCAAGTCAGGCGAGATTATCATTTGTGAATGGTACAACACCCCGCTTATTGATAGTAATGGTGACCTTGATGGTGTGGTGTCATTAGCCAGTGATATTACTGAACGTGTCCAGGCGCAGGAAGCGCTGTTTAATGAAAAAGAGTTTGCCGAGACCACACTGGCCTCAATTGGTGACGGCGTTATTACTACGGATGAAAAAGGTAATCTTACTTATCTTAACCCGGTTGCTGAGGCCCTGACAGGCTGGAGTCTGGACGAGGCAGAGGGCAATACACTTTACAAAATATATCAGGTGACGGATGAATTTGGTCATCGTCTGAGTGTAGACCCGGTTCAGCGTTGCATGGAGAATGCCGAACGCATTGAAACGAATCAGAATCTGTCACTGCAGAATCGTGATGGCAGGCGTTTCCCTATAGTGCATACTATTTCTCCCATTTTTGATACCAATGGAGTCGTTATCGGTTCCGTATTGGTGATCAGGGATATCTCCGAGTTGAAATTGCTGGAAAATCAGCTGGTCTACCAGGCTTCACATGACCCACTGACAGGCTTGGTGAACCGGCATGAATTTGAGCTTCGTGTTGAACGAAGTATCGCCTTGGCATCGGCCGAGAATATGCGCCATGTATTGATGTACCTTGACCTCGATCAGTTTAAAGTTGTGAATGATACTTGCGGGCATATTGCCGGGGATGAATTGCTTAAACAAATCAGTACGCAATTACATCGCCATTTGCGTGATACGGATACCCTGGCCCGCCTGGGTGGTGATGAATTTGGAGTGCTTCTTGAAGGTTGTCCGATAGAGAAGGGGGAGAATATTGCCGAGGTGCTGCGAGAGACAATTCGTGATTACCGTTTTGTCTGGCAAGACAAAACATTTGAAATTGGTGTCAGCATTGGACTTGTCGCGATCACCGCAGAGGGGGGTTCCCTGACAGACATCATGAGCGCAGCTGATTCGGCCTGTTATGTGGCCAAGGACCTGGGGCGTAATCGTAGCCATATTTATCTGGAGAGTGATGACATCCTCGCTGCCCGGCATGGTGAGATGCGCTGGGTGCAGCGAATTAGTGAGGCCATTGCTGATGACCGGCTGGTGCTCTATGCACAAAAGATTGAATCACTGGATGCCGCTAATAACGAACTGCACTTCGAGGTGCTGGTGAGGATGTTAGACGAAGAAGGTAATATCATTCCTCCAGGGGCATTTATCCCTGCGGCGGAACGCTATAATCTGATGTCAAATATTGATCGCTGGGTGATCAGAAATGCACTACAGAATATAGATACGGTGCTTGCCGATAATCCTGAACTGGATTTTGTCTGTGCGCTGAACATATCCGGGCAGTCGCTTGGTGACGATGACTTTCTCGATTTTGTCATGCAGCAGATTAATCTTTCCCGTGTTGAATCGACCTCGATTTGTTTTGAGATCACGGAGACTGCCGCTATCGCTAATCTCAATCAGGCTATGCATATTATTGATACCTTGCATGGCATTGGTTTTCGTTTCTCGCTGGATGATTTTGGCAGTGGCCTGAGTTCGTTTGCCTATCTAAAAAATCTTAAGGTGGATTATCTGAAGATAGACGGTGGTTTTGTGCGCAATATTATTGAAGAGCCGGTAAACAGCGCCATGGTTGAGGCCATAAACAAGATTGGCCATGTCATGGAGATAAAAACCATTGCTGAATTTGTTGAGGACCGCATAGTTCGCAATTACCTGCGCGGCATCGGTGTTGATTATGCACAGGGTTACGGTATTCAACGCCCCATACCGCTGATGGAAATATTCGAAAATGATTGATGCTTGATATATTTATCAAGCATCAATCCGAAACTATCAATCCTTTATTTACACTTCTGTCCGAGCCAGTAGTCAACACTGACGTATTTACCACTGCCGATAAAGAACAATACCAACAGCATGATGAAGTATGTGGCACCAAACTCGATACCGTTATTAAGGATGGCAATACCCCCCTGTTCGGTCAGCCAGTCATAATTACCGTGCTGTTGGAGAAGTTCCTTGGCAGCGGCCAGGCGTTCAGCGGCAGCATTGGCATCGGCGCAATTGAACAGGCAAAATTTTGCGTCGGCGATCGCCTGCCAGCCGTTGCCCCAGTGGACGCTAAACATGGCAACCAGCATGGTGAACATGAGAGGGATGGAGAACCAGCGCACACCGAGGCCAATCAGCAGGGCAATGGCCCCCAGCATCTCCGTAGACATGGCAAGGAAGGTCATTAGCTCCGGCGCAGGCAGACCCAGGCCCCAGTCTGGGTTGCCAAACCAGGCCGCGGTATCTTCAAAGGCATTGAATTTGCTCATGCCGGCCATCCAGAATATCGGGGCCAGGTAGAGTCTCATGGCCAACGGGCCTAGAAAATCAAATGTACGGGTGCGGTCGAGTAGTTGTTGTAATTGGCACAGAAAACCCATGAGATTACCTCCTTTTTGATTATTGTAAATATAGGTTCCTTATGTACGGCTGGTACCTAAGATAATATTCCTGTCCTTTAGTTCCCTTAATGTCTGTAAGCCGGCATTGACGACGGCCTCGGCAGAGGGGTGCTGTAGCTCAGCGGCGATTTGTTCGAGCGCAGCCTGGCCCGTCAGTGTTTCATCTTCGTTGAGCAGAAACAGCAGACGTGCGGTGACAGCATTAACCTCCATAAAGCGCACTTCGTCATCCATGTCGCGGTAGACAATCAAATGGCAGCCCTGTGCAGCAGGTGTATCGGGCAAATACTCAGGTGCTATTTTGTGCACCTCGAACTGGTAACTCAGTGGCCAGGCCAATGCCGAGAGTTGTGGGTGAGCGCTGAGCAGATCACCATCAGGGTCGACGCTAGCCAGATCATTTTCAGTCTCATCGATCTCAATGGCGAGTTCCACCCATTCATAATGAGCGAGTTCGAGCATGAAGGGGTAGTCGCAATCCCGCATCTCATGCTCGTTTTGCAGGTAGTTGATAAATTCCTGGGAGATTTCGAGGAAGTAGGGTGTATGGCACTTGTGCTTGATAAAGAAGCTGCGCACCATGCTGTGCCAGTCAGTATCATTATAGAGTGTGCGCAGAACCGGGAAGCCACTGCTGATAAAGCCCTCTATATTATTGTAGAACAGGCTGCGATAGATATTGATACGACGATCTTCGATCCCTTCTGGGGCGGGACAGTTCTCGGGGTCACGGATATGCGCCGTAAACGCATGTTGTACGGACTTGAAGTCGTCGTTATCAGGCGTGGCTGGCAAGGGCGGGCGCATCGTTTTGTTGGGTCCACTTTTTCTGGTATTCGCTGATGGTATCGACTTCCTTGAGGAGTTCCTCGAGAGGCGGAATATTAAAGTCCCTTTCTAGCAGGGTCGGGATCACCCCGAAGCGTTGGTAGGTCTTATCGAGCAGGTCCCAGACCGGGTTGATGACATCGGCACCGTGGGTATCGACGACCAGGTCTTCGGCCTCGTTATAGTGGCCGGCGATGTGGATATAGGCGCAGCGTTCCACCGGCATGGCATAGAGGAACTCCTCGGCGTTATAGCCGTGATTGATGCTGTTGACGTAGATATTGTTGACATCGAGGTGCAACAGGCAATCGGCCTGTTCCAGCACGGCCTTCAAAAAGTCGATTTCCGCCATCTCCTGACCGGGGGCGGCATAGTAGGATACATTCTCCATGGCAATGCGCTCACCGAGGATGTCCTGCACACGAAGGATACGCTCAACGACATGTTTGACGGCTTGTTCGGTAAAGGGGATCGGCATGAGGTCATAGAGATGCCCTTCATCACTGCAGTAGCTCAGGTGTTCGCTATACAGCTTGATATCATGCGCGCGCATGAATTT
Proteins encoded:
- a CDS encoding argininosuccinate synthase, yielding MATRNINKVVLAYSGGLDTSVILKWLEDVYGCEVVTFTADIGQGEEVAPARAKAEAMGIKEIYIEDLREEFARDYVFPMFRANAIYEGEYLLGTSIARPLIAKRLIEIANETGADAISHGATGKGNDQVRFELGAYALKPGVEVIAPWREWDLNSREKLMAYAEQHGIPVEMKQGKKSPYSMDANLLHISYEGGILEDPWAEPEDSMWRWTVSPEQAPDQPTYIELGYEKGDIVSIDGVALSAAEVMETLNKIGGENGIGRDDIVENRFVGMKSRGCYETPAGTIMLKGHRAIESITLDREAAHLKDELMPRYASIIYNGFWWSPEREMLQEMIDKSQQYVNGMVRLKLYKGNVVVVGRKSETDSLFDESIATFEDDAGSYNQQDAEGFIKLNALRMRIAARKRLK
- a CDS encoding FAD-dependent oxidoreductase; the protein is MAESYMIKMPQLSDTMTEGVVVTWEKNIGDKVSRGDIVATVETDKAIMDVEVFREGFLSGPQAAVGDTVAVGDSIAFLVATEAEIQAADSAAPEDSASAESEGKPEIEVDANADVGVPAGVTYTIKMPQLSDTMTEGLVVSWEKAIGDKIERGDIVATVETDKAVMDVEVFRDGFLSGPIAATDSTIAVGEAMAYLVDNAEQVVAGEHTGGGATAAAAESHTPAAVMKKASAPMPAVSADVAPAARPDNKQATPFARKLATSLHVNLNTLHGSGPDGVITADDVRSAQPIERPTEIGAQVPAHVMPEIQVPGHGRDMTAMEKAVSHSMTASLTMPTFRVTINAKPGALIKAAKANGVSVTVAIAKACAVAMAKHPNMNWAYQPVDKIVERDNIDIGMAVSADGGGLVVPVLRHCESRSLEELNDSWGDLVGRARKRRLAPEEYANPTFMVSNMGMMGVSYFDAIPTPGTAAILAISSAGPEGMPLTITADHRVVNGAEVGMYLNTLKAAIEQPEEWMGPSGPAIPEGDWDYDVVVIGGGPGGEDCARDLAGHGIKVAMINDSPFPGGECLWRGCIPSKAWRAAADRIRDRAHDEHLGVTGTNKAKLDWAALEKTRRHVLETRGEMALKTDKGVKVDVIQGYALFESEHRVFVDTSANNDNPHARAPLGDASQGRHISFGCAVIATGAPPFIPPIPDAAEGVENGSVLTSDTVWGLDGVPKKLAVVGGGAIGVEMAQIFQDFGSKVTLFEAQDRILAEVEPEIAKNLTAILNDDPNLTILTSTGLASIKGKPGAVKLSYKDSDGKSHSQTVDYVIMATGKRPLLEPLQLDKAGVAVENGIIKADARCRTSVPHIFAVGDVIGGLMLAHTAGQQGRVAAMTILGEDMQYDQDMDSGVIFSRPEAAFVGLSVEQAKAKGIDAVEVKMPMSIDAKAMITNETHGMIKIVADKSSQRVIGVHYLADHADTLIGEGVMMVSGRMSLEQVANAIHPHPTQTEMFGEMARRLLSRLRRSKKK
- a CDS encoding flagellar protein MotY produces the protein MSKYLINIIIILVAWLAGGPASANALRYEAPLHESSWQVSASPLVCRLRHEIGFYGNAEFVRYAGREIYLSVHVDQGGPRSGKAQLRARPAAWQHGAQERNFGSVRYLGGRDPFRFSRTQVRRILASLEQGMLPALHYHSVLSGVKEVEVVLSAVKFRDGLADFRTCMAGLIPVDYKSASDSHILFSTADNKLDSKARARLDAIAAFVANDPEIKQVSIEGYSDNIGTRGENYALSRERAVAVREYLLERKVPEGMLRFDYYGEHKPAQPNRSAKGRAANRRVEVQLHK
- a CDS encoding DoxX family protein, whose protein sequence is MGFLCQLQQLLDRTRTFDFLGPLAMRLYLAPIFWMAGMSKFNAFEDTAAWFGNPDWGLGLPAPELMTFLAMSTEMLGAIALLIGLGVRWFSIPLMFTMLVAMFSVHWGNGWQAIADAKFCLFNCADANAAAERLAAAKELLQQHGNYDWLTEQGGIAILNNGIEFGATYFIMLLVLFFIGSGKYVSVDYWLGQKCK
- a CDS encoding DNA-binding domain-containing protein, whose translation is MPATPDNDDFKSVQHAFTAHIRDPENCPAPEGIEDRRINIYRSLFYNNIEGFISSGFPVLRTLYNDTDWHSMVRSFFIKHKCHTPYFLEISQEFINYLQNEHEMRDCDYPFMLELAHYEWVELAIEIDETENDLASVDPDGDLLSAHPQLSALAWPLSYQFEVHKIAPEYLPDTPAAQGCHLIVYRDMDDEVRFMEVNAVTARLLFLLNEDETLTGQAALEQIAAELQHPSAEAVVNAGLQTLRELKDRNIILGTSRT
- a CDS encoding PAS domain S-box protein, which produces MTGNHTIKPASEEIQRQDTVDEEALLDERVRILFAQAPLALLGSMLCAFVVTYFLLGKADTQTLLVWCGVLLLLTLIRYTQTAVFRAVSPQPVRKHWLTLFEVGAALSGLTWGALALFAFPSGLILYQGFIAVVIGGLGAASVMVYAMSRYAGQAFILLSLGPVAVRFLLEGSAPATSLGLLVAFTVIASIYISGRVHHSLLSTLLLSRKNLKLAEQLTRSKEDAERFSQRLLEENKARKKIEATALEAEARFRNLSDAAFEGIIIHNEGQVLDINFAMADMVGFDQSELIGHSVLELVAPESRALVIEKLSHPDEKAFEVIGLRANGERFPAEVCGRDYPYRGKRVRVSAIRDISHERQAEHSLYKYEQHMRLLVEKTPLAVIEWDADFRVREWNPSAEHIFGYTRNEVLGRHAIELIIPNHVVELVDSIWRQITRGEGGERSTNDNKTKSGEIIICEWYNTPLIDSNGDLDGVVSLASDITERVQAQEALFNEKEFAETTLASIGDGVITTDEKGNLTYLNPVAEALTGWSLDEAEGNTLYKIYQVTDEFGHRLSVDPVQRCMENAERIETNQNLSLQNRDGRRFPIVHTISPIFDTNGVVIGSVLVIRDISELKLLENQLVYQASHDPLTGLVNRHEFELRVERSIALASAENMRHVLMYLDLDQFKVVNDTCGHIAGDELLKQISTQLHRHLRDTDTLARLGGDEFGVLLEGCPIEKGENIAEVLRETIRDYRFVWQDKTFEIGVSIGLVAITAEGGSLTDIMSAADSACYVAKDLGRNRSHIYLESDDILAARHGEMRWVQRISEAIADDRLVLYAQKIESLDAANNELHFEVLVRMLDEEGNIIPPGAFIPAAERYNLMSNIDRWVIRNALQNIDTVLADNPELDFVCALNISGQSLGDDDFLDFVMQQINLSRVESTSICFEITETAAIANLNQAMHIIDTLHGIGFRFSLDDFGSGLSSFAYLKNLKVDYLKIDGGFVRNIIEEPVNSAMVEAINKIGHVMEIKTIAEFVEDRIVRNYLRGIGVDYAQGYGIQRPIPLMEIFEND
- a CDS encoding DUF692 domain-containing protein, whose translation is MNRFPVHGAGLGYRRALMGPLAEQNPSQVNFYEVAPENWIGLGGKMGREFRAFTEQHDFVCHGLSLSIGSPAPLDEEFVRRVKKFMRAHDIKLYSEHLSYCSDEGHLYDLMPIPFTEQAVKHVVERILRVQDILGERIAMENVSYYAAPGQEMAEIDFLKAVLEQADCLLHLDVNNIYVNSINHGYNAEEFLYAMPVERCAYIHIAGHYNEAEDLVVDTHGADVINPVWDLLDKTYQRFGVIPTLLERDFNIPPLEELLKEVDTISEYQKKWTQQNDAPALASHA